The window TGATTGCCATCTAGTATATGATTTGTCCTTGTTAGCCTCTTTGCCGAATTCCCTTCTGCAATACCTTCCGTCCGACCGCATCCCGAGTCTCCGACCTCGCCCGCTCTTCAACGTCGGCATCCACGATATTCCCTATCTTGCCACCCTCGACCCATCTCACGCTCGGCTAGATCCTGAAATGGACCCAAGCTGGATCGCCTGCTCGACAGACAGTGTCCTGAGCCTGAAACCCGACCTCTACGACGCGCTCGTGACCCTGCCTCCGCTCTACTCGCGCCATGCCACAGAACGCACCTTTCCCAAAATCGCACTGATGCacacctccgcctccaagCCCAATACCACCCAAACCGTTTACTTGAAAGCAACGCAGCGCGACGCCCGGCGCTACTACATGCTGCGCAGAGGTCTCCGCAAGTTCTCACAAGACCGAACCACAGCCTCCGAATCGGACGATGATTCTGATTCCGACTCAACCTACTCCTCCAGCGCTATTGTCGAGCCCCTCTCCTGGACCCGCCTCGCCTACACTTCGTTCATCTGGTGGGCCTCCGCAGGCGAGAACCGCGACGGCCtctccgaagaagaagaggaacaaCAGATCGAGCAAGACAGTCGCCTCCTGGCAAGCGTGGAGAGCTTCGCATTCGCCTCCAACAACGGCTCCGGACGCCGCGGCGCCACCCTCTCCGACGACTCGGGGCAGCAACCGCCCGAAGTGGCCCTGGTGGCTTACTTCCGTCGCCTGACGACCCAGATCTTCGTCACGCTCGCCGAGGCCATTGCACGGAACGATAGTAGCGACGGACAGGACTATCCAGATGCCTCTAACGAGACACCATCCTACTTCGATGACCCCGCCGACGGCAACGACACAGACCTCTCCCTATCCATGTCCCGCCAGTCCCTGCCCACAGAGGATGGCAACACGCCTCTCCTCCGGCAGCGCGCAAGCGCTCACCACCGCTCCTCCCAGAACGATACCGCATCGACCCGTGCCGCCGATCTCGATGCCGCAGCTGACCCCGTCACGATCACCATTGCCGACATGGCAGAGATGGGCCTTGATGTATGGAGCGCAGCAGACCGCATCTTTGCTGAGGAGCTTGTTTCGCTCTGGTGGGGACGCTCTGCGCGGGTGGATAGTGCGCGCATTAGATGTTGTGGAGTTTCTATCTTGTAGAGCTGATtcctgattttctttctggacGTTTCTGGATCTCGATGTAACTACATACCCACGCTTTCACTTTCATCCCGCGTGTGCTCTCTTGTTCATGTCTAGCCATATCATACATTCAATGGCGACGTATATTTGGTCCCTATCTTGAATTGCAGCATTGCAGAGTGCTTACATTTGGGAGCAATGACCCAGAAAGTCTGAATTATCCAAGGAATTAGAACTATAGACAAGATTGGGTAAGATTGGGTAAAAACCACATTCAGAACAGATATGCAACTATATCCCACGTCAGGGGTGGAATACAGTGCGCTGCTAGAGACAACAAGGCCCGCCGTAAAGCTGTTCTACCAGAAGATCGGACCCATTCAGGCGTGCCAAGAAAACAACCATCAGGCGTGCTAGGTTGAGGGCTAAGCCCCAAAAGCGACCAAAGCTTCTGATGAAGGGCTCGGGGCATCGATAAGCCTCCAGAAAATGCTCCGCCTTGTGCTAACCTTGTTTGAGTCAATCCTATTACCCTAACAATGCGGCTGAGGAAATGGCCTAGCTGGCTCCCAAACGCCAAGATCGATCGCGACGAGGTAGCCAATCCAAACCAGCCGCACATCACGGGATCGGCTGCTTTCAACCGTGACTACGGCGCAGCCACCAGTATGGCTATGTCGCTTGTAGGGCTGGTCCGTGGTATTAGTAGTAATACAACATACTGAATTAGGAAAGGTGTCGTCTGCGGTCTGTAGGACCTGAAGCTATACTCATTTCAGGAAAAGACAAATTGTATCTATTGGATAATGCAGAACCCCTGGACAAGTGCACAAGTGTAATCACCTTAGATAACCAATTGGTTTGAGGGAGAGACCTACTTAGCCCCCAAAGGCTTAGATTAATCACGACGACGTAGCGAATCCAAACAACTGCATTTGCCTAACCAACATCACATTACAGGATGGGCTGCTATCAACCGGGACTAAGACGCAGCCACCAGCATGGCTATGTCGTTTGTAGGGCTGGTCAGATGTATTAATAGTAATATAGCATACTGAATTAGGAAAGGTGTCGTCTGTCTACTACGGTCTATAGTACCTAAACCCGTGCCCCTGTCGAAAGAGACAGATAGTATCTATTGATGTGCCTATTTTTGACCTCTATACGGCGTCCTATGGTATCTACTCGACCCGTCTAGACCAATTTGACCAAGTCGTCGGGGGCTGAGTCGTTGACTGTTCTCGCTCGTTGCTCGGTTGAGAATATGTCTATATAAGTCTTGCCATTTCCTCgctcttcaccatcttcacTAACACCACCACTTCTCCGAACTGTCTTCTCTGATAATTTTCTTTCTTACTAGCTATTACTGCTGCTATTATTGCCATTGCATACCACCTGCTATCTCACGGCACCATGATGATCATCGGCAATATTCCTGGGGTTCTCTGCACGCTGTTGGCACTAGCCCCAGTGGGATTCTCGCTTCCTCGGGCTAAAGTGCTTGATGTCACCGCAGAGGACTTTATGCGGATGAAAAAGATCCAAGTGAGAGCTGATGGTACCTCGGTCAACAATACGGCGATTGGGAGTGAACACATTGTCTGTGGTCCATGCTCGGTCAATGTCGGATATTCACTGGTGGGAGATGGATTTCCACACCAGAACTTCGTTATTACCCAGAGTGGTTCATCACTTATCGAGTGTTCTACCCCCGAATCGGCTACTAGTACTGGCTACTCCACCACTCTTGAATGGGACCTTTCTATTGGCCTCAACACAGAGTTCTCATCTCTTGGGTTCGGTGTCTCAGAGTCTGAGAGCTACTCAACGTCCAACTCGTTCACCTGTGATGGCGTTGCtgaggagggaggagagaTTTGCGTTATCTTCTACCAGGCTGTCACGGCGTTTACTGTGCAAGTGGAGAAAACCCAGAATTGCGACTGTGGGCCTCCGTATCCCGCTGAAGACCTGGGGCAGGCCATTATCTATGCGCCCAATGCAAACCAAGTTGGCAGTACCACTGGAAGAGGCATCAATGTGCCTAGCCATGGTGTTGAGCAGTGTTACGGTAACAGTGACCGAACCGTTCTCTACTACTGTGGCCCTGCGGGAGGCCCGGAATGGTGGACTGGTAGGGGTGATGGTCCCTGGATTGATGACTTTGTGAACCAGCGTGTGCCTGCGGACTGCCCCATCCCTATCGAAGCCAACCTTTACCAGGactgatggagatggataCCATGTACGCCTTTTGATTATGTGACCTCGGATGAGTATTTTTGAGAGGCCTCAGTGTGGCCGAGCACATCGACGTGTTGCTTACGTGTATTTACCCTGCTTTTTGCTTTACAAGCGCGATAGAACTATAGTTAAAGAGAAGTTCCTATTACTAGACCAAAATGTATTGTATACATTAAACTAGAATGATTCAATCTTAGAGTCAATTGATGTTTGCCCACTGTAGACAGGGT of the Penicillium psychrofluorescens genome assembly, chromosome: 1 genome contains:
- a CDS encoding uncharacterized protein (ID:PFLUO_001177-T1.cds;~source:funannotate); the encoded protein is MMIIGNIPGVLCTLLALAPVGFSLPRAKVLDVTAEDFMRMKKIQVRADGTSVNNTAIGSEHIVCGPCSVNVGYSLVGDGFPHQNFVITQSGSSLIECSTPESATSTGYSTTLEWDLSIGLNTEFSSLGFGVSESESYSTSNSFTCDGVAEEGGEICVIFYQAVTAFTVQVEKTQNCDCGPPYPAEDLGQAIIYAPNANQVGSTTGRGINVPSHGVEQCYGNSDRTVLYYCGPAGGPEWWTGRGDGPWIDDFVNQRVPADCPIPIEANLYQD
- a CDS encoding uncharacterized protein (ID:PFLUO_001176-T1.cds;~source:funannotate); the encoded protein is MAPGSTRKSTALDISRSSNMELPPGIAALFVIRFDIRAGYVVSWKRTVPGVEVEGMVEYKSLPSGLHNVTEDLVYFVHEQYAGISAFLNQPAEEAERNANMFAIGVLVPISSGRLGKSWRHAPRLKELTLFVPPPPWPYPGTPQLILGLMDRKYAADMSDEKPMCDYWDAYQIGGADTTDSPVESPLSVRFPPGERPDNRNRAFSDAMLLGTFRPALTPFHPASSLPDFIDCCGPLIFPLYRAALLRKRILFITETPVHTSCNYVYDLSLLASLPNSLLQYLPSDRIPSLRPRPLFNVGIHDIPYLATLDPSHARLDPEMDPSWIACSTDSVLSLKPDLYDALVTLPPLYSRHATERTFPKIALMHTSASKPNTTQTVYLKATQRDARRYYMLRRGLRKFSQDRTTASESDDDSDSDSTYSSSAIVEPLSWTRLAYTSFIWWASAGENRDGLSEEEEEQQIEQDSRLLASVESFAFASNNGSGRRGATLSDDSGQQPPEVALVAYFRRLTTQIFVTLAEAIARNDSSDGQDYPDASNETPSYFDDPADGNDTDLSLSMSRQSLPTEDGNTPLLRQRASAHHRSSQNDTASTRAADLDAAADPVTITIADMAEMGLDVWSAADRIFAEELVSLWWGRSARVDSARIRCCGVSIL